The following nucleotide sequence is from Mytilus trossulus isolate FHL-02 chromosome 9, PNRI_Mtr1.1.1.hap1, whole genome shotgun sequence.
ACTGTTAGAGCATTTAAAAATCATGATAAATAAGTAATAACCCTCCCGTATACACATATCTGATACATTATTCGGATTTGGCTTTACTTAGATCCTCTTTAGTTTTATCATCTCTTAAAcctttttgtttagttttgaaCTCTATTTGGTCTCGATCATcattaaatattcattgattGTTGATATGGGCATTAGATATAGTAACATTGGTGCTGCCATTACTGTTATTTCATCATatcaaagacaaaaatgaccttaTTTAAGACATTTATAGGGCAAAATACAGTCTTAAAAATAGACAGGTGTCAAAGTATtacaggaatatttttttaaggaaaattaACCGAAGATTTATATagacaatactttatttgaaatgagATTTACGAGTAAAATATAGTTCTGATCTATTTCTAACGATAGTTACTAGCGTTTCTGTTGTATATAGGACAAATAAATTGGGCAAATAAATTATAGTTACATTAATGGGGTTTTGTAATTCTACAAGGCACGACAACTGTCGATCATgtgaatttataattattaaagcTGTAAAACATATGCAAATGTGTCTTTACCGCATGATTCAATATGCTTGGATAATTAGCATAATCGACTTTCGCTTAATTAATATGCAcgtatataaaattaaaaagtaagaTTGTAGGagtttacaattatattttactttttctgtgTTGGAGTTGCTCCCTATCAATGCTATCAACATGTCGGGACTAGCCAATATATGCTTTATACTTTCTTTAGTGCAATTTTCGATAAGTGGTAAGTATTTGTTAACACTTAAATACATATCCGAAAATTAAGATTCACATAATATGTTGTAAATAGTTTTTCAGTGTAgtcaatatcttttaaaataacttttgtaaaaattatcattaatataaacgttatttttttcttcttttcttcttcttctcaAAATAGATGAATTGATTTGTCCAGAGGAACTATCTGTGGTATCTAATATATGTAATGCTCTTTTTATATGTAAGGTAACATTGCATGATACAATTATAATCAAAGCATTTTGAACTGATGGTcagaatttcattaaatcttaaGGATTAAATGGCCCATTCGAATATAATGAATGAATAAGGTGTATCCATATATGAATACtacaacagaaaaataaataaacgtctattaaaaatataacataaatttCTCAAGGGTTCTGGACTTTGCATAACTGTAAAGAATTGAacgatattttagaaaaaataacagtCCAGGGGCTAAGTAAATAGTAAAACAAAACCATCGGGTTTACTTTCTAGATGTTTTcctggaaaatttaaaacggttGATTTCCAGCACAGCAATGTCatcctatttttattttatttgtgatgaaaatgatttaaactattttgaagtCAAGTCTATGGTTTACATTTATTCCTATTTTCCGACCAAGTAAGCTAGTAGTACAAAACTATGGTTTCTGTATTGTTTTGTTAACTCTTAAAGACAAAGGGTAAGAGAATGGCTGATAACGCCTCCATGCCATCATTTTAAACATaactagttttattttttttaactgcgttgtaagtttattttcaaataatgtttcttttggtatatttcgcctcTCGCTTATATGACATAGGCATTAGTGGTTTTCTATATTTGCATTAAGTCATGCTGTATGTAAACAACggaatcaatatttcatttattgaatttttgtctTTGTTGGACCTATAGTTTGTGTGCTCATTTTgagtccttaatgctcttcaacttcatactttatttggcctttttaagtATTTGATTCGgatgtcttttgtagacaaaacgcacgtCTGTCGTACAAAATTAAGATCATGGTAGCTATGATGAGTCTATTTGCTTCATCAAACAGATTACCAAAGAAACTGCCAAAGATAttgatacaaaaacaaaattgaaaataaaaacaaccatcggaatttttggtccttaatgctctttaacttcgtactttatttgaccgttttaaaaaaaaataatatttgagcGTTACAGGTAagtcttttgaagacaaaacgcgcgtaTAGCGCAAATACAGAATTTCAATCCTTGTATTtattatgagtttatttatccTTATcgaatatatagttatcaaaggtaccaggattataatttattacgccagacgcgcgtttcatctacattagactcatcagtgacgctcatatcaaaatatcataaagtcgaacaagtacaaagttgaagagcattgatgacccaaaattccaaaaaaaagtaACATACACATAAATGCTTATACGAATGTAAGTAATAACGCTGATTCAATAATATATAGTTTAAGGTAAACTATATTCAATTATTTGCTATATCCCAAAATAGTTAGATGTTTGAAAAAATCGTcacaatttcaattaaaataggATCAGATTGTAGCCCctaatatttcatgtattaaaACTGATTTACTTCGATATTATTGACAGcatagtttacttttaaatatgacatCGATCAGTATATAATTGTAACTGATCTAGGCGAGTGTAACTAGCGTCTATAACATGCGATTAATTGGACAGCTTTGTTGCAGCGGGATctgtaattgaaaattataaaaaaaaatgcagtaaattatttttggaattaaaacaaacaaatatacaaagacaaatatatgtaattaaaattCCAGTATAACGTTATACATATAGtttgatttctatttttttttactgtggtATTTTCTTTGTCGATTATCGGTAAATCAGTTACAAgtgttttacattaaaaattacacaTGCATGTATGCTTGCGAACAATATATCTGTGTTATTAACATGTTCTGTGAATGAATGTTTTCCTTACAGCCATTTACCACTAAACAAATGATGTCGACAACACATTATATATTAGCATACTACGAAAACTATACAAAAAAGCACGTGTTacaatttattgttatttccTGATAAACATGATGTTGACCATTATTTcaacataattaatattaccaagaGTTTTTTTCCGGGTCATTTGTGAAAATAATATGGCATGAAAACCATTATTATTTTCCCCTAGTAATGACATAAACACAAATGAATAAAGAGAATAAGATAAAACGAATAATTAACAAAcaatgatgtaaaaaaatagtaatatcTTAAACTAAAAGGTACGctaattgttaaaataaatacacattctaagccaaaaaagtacaaaattattttgaataaataaggtTGGTTAAAAACAACATCAACTTATAAACTgtttccaaatttattttttttatattttcattagaaAAATACTTTAAGTATCTATAGTTTTATAGCGCAAATATTTCGAAAACTgttaattcatttaatttatttaacaaCATAGTTCAGAGGTCTGAACAATACAGTATATACCGTGAACGCATCTAAAACTATATTGCTTTATTCAGTCCAAAGGTATCAACATGTTTTTGATCACAATGTTATTAGTAATTTTAcacaaatttctaaatattcCATAAAGGTCATATCAATTGTAACATTAATCGACTTAAATGACGTTTTGTGAGGGAATGTAATTAATCATCGGAATTAATAAACTTATGAAACCTATACATTCCTAGCGTTAAAACAAGTAACCCTATTAAATCAGTAACGACCTAATGACCTTACTAATtagtttaaatatgttttatgttcattttgttttatgttaaaaGGATGTCGTGGGTCtttaattaaatgtaaaaaaaaagaaaattatagacATAAGGGCGGTATTTAAAGTGAGATTACCACACGTGACTTTTATACAGGGAAAAATAtcgaaatttataatttttgatattcattactcatttttttatccttattttCAACAGCAGTAACTCTTTTGAAGCCTCCTACGTCTAACCCATAACAGATAAAGTACCAAtcgatgtataaaaaaaatactgacaaTAAAGTGCTATGATTAAATGAGCcttatatttctaaataaagaAATGCTGAATCTTTTTTACCATTTTCAGCAACTTTTTGTGATCAATTAAAATTgccaataaactcatcatagataccaggataacaattttatattaacgtcagacgcgcgtttcctctacaaaagactcaccagtgacgctcgaatttaaaaaaaaaaattaaaagcctAATagagtataaagttgaagagcattgaggacctacagttgcaatttttttcccaaatacagctaaggtaatctattccgtagaaaagccttagtttttaaaaattaaaagttttgttaacagttaatttataattatgaacatattaaATGATATCTCAATATACTATACTTAAAAACAACACATAGATAAGTAAATGACCACGTTCTGTCAACAATATTTACTGGTACAGAATTATATAATTTTCCATATCTTAACATACCCACCTTTTTATCCAAAAATTACGATTTAGATTTATGcaatatttacattaaatttcTATTGTTTAGGGGGGATAAATCTATATTGCATTTAACTACTTTTGCCCATAAATGAACATCGGTTAACTAAAGTTGcctatttataaaatttgaatatcggAAATTACTCTTGCTTTCCTGTGAATTTGAAAATAGGCAAACTTCTGTTGCCtatctttgaaatttgaaaaacagtAAACTACAGTTGTTTATTCAAATACGACATCCTTATTACGCATGTAAACAAAGTCGTGTTTTACAtagcacaaaatatgttttacacaTTCGCACAAACATAAAGCTTATgttcttcttattttcattgttttataccaTGGAAGTCATTTTGGTCACTAGGTTCATGATGTTTGAAGACTAGCACCATTATTACAATCAATTATTGTTTGGATAAATATTCCTGAAACTAATATTCACAGGCCATTAAAATCAGTTAACATTTTAACTAATCCTGGCATTCGATTAAATTTTCGTTAAGCAAATCATATAGACCAAGTCTCTTTTACTTTGCTTCAAATTTGATGTAGCACATACTATATTGTtgttaattatacatgttataatacaCCACCTATTTCCTTATAATAGCGATATCGGGATATAGGTATTTAATCTAGTTGGATCTTAACATGtacttgtgatttgtttacaaaCCGgtattgattaaaacaaacaaacaaatgccgaaatgttcaggacttaattaaatctGTATTCATGTTAGATGATAcaagcatacgatttttattgcgtcttacactttgagaagcaAACACTCTTTAActactttaataaaatattgtataaaaacgTTAATTATGAGCTATGAAAGTCATGTACTGCAGCATTTTCTGaggaagtttaaaaaaattcaaagaaatatttttacagtgggttagctttcatAAGTCTTCACTATcatatagattaacaacttttcgttaaatttaaaaatagattgTGTCAAAACTtcttacaaatataaacattcatttctatagtaatgaaatataaatagtataaatatgattgtaaatatttaatttattttttgtacatgaaatATGTAGAGAGAGTATATATGAGGGGCCTgttgctgattttttttcatatttcaatgaaTAAAATAGATATCTAAATTCAAACTTCTTAAAATTTACGTGTTGTCTTTTATAATTCCAATtcaattataattgaaaatattaactACGTTTATCTTCATTGGCGCAATCATGATCCaccatttttaaatttgtcGTTCAGTTACAAAATATAGTTTTGAACATCCATCAATGTTTTTCACGTTCACAAGCTAAAGTTTTAATTCAAAGTGCAACTAGAGGTCAGAATACTGACTAAATCGgatataaaacatttgtcaataaatgttgtcttttttttttttacaaaaaataaagtaatttgacagctaataatatcaatgatagtttaaacagtattttattcaaataaattgaattagaTTAATCAGCATGAATAGCCTATATAAGCCCTCTCTAGAAAACAAGGTACATTCAAACAAAGCAACACTTACACACACATAATCGCAAAAgagaattaaattttcaaagatacCACTTAGCTGACTGGAATGATACTTCAAGTGGATAACAGTATGATTATTTTAGGAATGCTTaaatagataattaaaaaatgtaaaaaatgttttaaaaaagagtTATTATTCTAGGTCAGACTCCAACCTTGATTTATATGCCTTGCATTAAATTAAACAGTCTCCAGTCAGctgtttagtattttaaatttaataactcatttttcaaaacaatcagTTTTAAGAACAATGATAGCTATGTATTCAAAAGCAATTCAGAATATATAACTTTTATCACAAAATCATATTTACAATACCAGCTGTGATTGAGATCATTTATATGTTCATATCatacaaatgttataaaaaaccCAAATACAGTTGAAATAGCATAGAAggatgtaaataaataaagatatgttaatGAAATTAAGAATAACGAATCATCTTTGTTAACCAAGCTCTCAATTgttaagaaaaacaataagtttacctaatttataataattgtaaGGTTAGACgataatttcatattaaaaacaaagtaATGTATAcaattctttttaatattaaagtaTGTATCATATtctcaacaaaattatattcatcGCAAATAAGgtgtttatataaaacaatgttaataaatctatgtactatatcaattttaatatatcTACCGGTTTCCCTATTACTGCGTTCCTCCTCAAAATTAAACAGtagttttgtcaaatttaaaccCCCAAAACAATTCACTACATAACATTtatgaattgtttttgttttttatcaagaATAATCCACCCTTGTAAACAATATGAAATACTTCTcagattttgttttagaaatccTTCTGAATCAGTAATTAAATCATTCCTGGTGCTACATTTCGACTGAATAATTCTGTcataattttgtaatgaaattaaCTCATGTGCCATCTTCAAGTTTTTCATTCCGAGGCTCTTCTACGTTCGTGTACTTTTCATCTCAATGTTCACTGTTAATATATACTTCTCATGTTTTCCTGGAagtaataattatttaataGGATTTTAAACCAGATTTGAAGGTATGTCAATACGCACcgatatagatatagatatatacatgaagttaatagaaaaaaatcccatcttttctttaaaataacaaataaattgaaaaagataGTACGACATACTTCTTTGTATCTCGTTCACTGAATaagcatgaaaaaaataatgaatctgATGAATGCGACAACAACTCTATATCGCTTATCGACTCAAGTCATCCCCTTTGTTGATATTGTATTTTCCACTTTAGACGATTATGTTACGGTCagctatttaaaggttttgggACTTCGCCAATTATACCACAAATCCTTATTTTCACAACCACATAAGACTTTTCATGCATGCTTTACGGAATTGTCTTTACaattattattacaaaaaatatgacctgATTTCTGTGTGTTTCTTCATGGATCAatcgatttatttttttacttatccTTATACTTTTTCAGCGACGATCTCCGTGGCCGATTGTCTAAGTAGCCCATCTACTGTATTACTAGCCTGTCAAATCTAACAATAACACTGGAAGTCACGATATACTAGTAGCTAAAAGTGGTGTCAAACACAAAgtccaatcaatcaatcaattaatcacaACTTTTTCGTCAGAAGTGTCCCACAATTTAATGTTACTAataaaatacttaatatttatttaacctTCAAGGTTCGTGAAATTCGAAATCgaataaagaaacaaatataaatcatacaataataaataacttacaataatgacacaattgaaaatACAGAGCACTTTATCATCAATAGCATTTTAGTAGTGAACTATCATTTGATTTCCTTCAATTTGAATCAATGTTTTCTTGGGGGTTGGGTGGTTAGGTTGTTTTGATTGACACACGGATTTGTTGATGGTAGAAGGTTTAGTCCCATTTGACCTGTTGATAGACCGTCCTCTAATTGGTCATCTGTATAACCAAACACACACCTACTTGAATATATTTTACACTTATTTTGATGAGAGTGTCattattgtttaaaagtaatCTTGCTTActaatgataatttttctttgCAGCACCAGTAGATACAGTTCAACAAAAGGGCTCTCTAGTGCAGAAATATGGCAATAAAGGATCATCAGTGGCTAGTTACGGAGTTATATCAGGAGTAGACGACAATTCAGGAGGCGGTTCCGGTACAGGATGTACAGTTGATTGTGGCTCCGCAGTATCAGATTCTACAGCAGTTGCTAATTCATTATCAGCCACTGGTGAATCACATGCAAGTTCTGCAAGTGCTACGGCAGTTGCTGCGTCTTCTGCTACTGGTAATCCAAGTTCTAGTTCTGCAAGTGCAGGAGCAGTTGCTGCATCTTCTGCTTCAGGTAACTCACGGTCAAGTTCATCAAGTGGTTCATCAGCTGCTGCGTCTTCTGCTGCTGGTAGCGCAGGGTCAAAATCATCAAGTGGTTCAGCAGCTGCCGCTGGTAGATCAGGATCAAGGTCATCAAGTGGTTCCGCAGCTGCTGCTAGTAGCTCAGGATCAAGGTCATCAAGTGGTTCCGCAGCTGCTGGGTCTTCTGCTGCTGGTAGCTCAGGATCAAGGTCATCAAATGATGCAGCAGGTGAGTCCTCTGCTGTTGGAAGTTCAAGTTCAAGTTCAACCTCCTCAGATGATTCATCGAGTTTTGGAAGTTCAGGCTCAAGCACTTCTGGTGCTTCATCTGATTCTGCAAGTTCAGGTTCCAGCAACTCGGGTGCATCATCAGTTGCTGCAGCCGTTGGAGCTCAGACAGTACCAGTAGCTGTTATGTTGACTGGTGCCACATCATCAGCCGCTTCTCAATCATCTGTGGCATCTAGTACATCTGGATGTTCATCAAGCCAATGCTCTGGTGGTAATGCAGTATCAACTGGAAGCCAAACAGTAGTTGACGTAGCTCCACAATCAACTAATGCTGGCTCGTTTCAAACGGTAGCAGTGATTTCAAGCAATAGTGACAGTAGTGACAGCGGCAGCGACGGTAGAGATGATAGTAACAGCAGTGACGACTCTAGCAATGGTGGTGATGATAGCGATAGTAGTGATGACAGTAACAAAAGTAATGGAAGCATTTCTAGCAATGGTAGCGACGACAGTAATAGTAGTGACGACAGCAAAAGTAGCGACGACAGCTCTAGCAGTGACAGCAGTAGCAGTGATAGTAATAGTAGTGACAGCAGTAATAGTAGCGACGACAGCGACAGTAGTGACAGCAATAGCAGTGACAGCAGCAGTAGTAGCAACTCGTCCGACGACAGCAGTGATGATAACGGAAATGGAAGCTCATCAAGTAACTCTGGGTCATCTTCCGTATCATCACCTGGATCTGAACCAAGCTCATGTCAAGGAAAAGAAAATTGTCATAGCAAGGGCAGTAAAAGCAACAAGAGTGATGGTAGTAGCAGCGATAGTAATGGTAGCGATGACAGTAATAGTGACAGCAGTGATAGCAGTAACAGTGACGACAGCGATAGTAGTGATAGCAGCAGTGGAAGCAGCTCTAGCAGTGGTAGCGACGACAGTGACAGCAGTGACGCCAGCAATAGCAGTGATGAAGATGACAGCAGCGATGATAAGAGAAACACAGCAAGTAACTCTGGATCATCTTCTGTAGCATCATCTGCAGTCGAACCAAGTCATTGTCAAGGAAAGGGCAACTGCCATAGCAAGAGTAAACAAAGCCAGAAGAGTGGTGGTAGTAGCAGCGATAGTAATGGTAGCGATGACAGTAATAGCAGTGACGATAGCGATAGCAGTGACAACAGTAGCAGTGGTAGCGACGACAGCGACAGTAGTGACAGCAGTAACAGTGACAGCAGCGATAGTAACTCCAGCAATAGTAGTGATGACGATTCTTCCAACAACAATGATAATAACGGAAAATCATCAAGTAATCCTGAATCATCTCCTGTAAACGTTGTATCACCAGAAGTGTTACCTGTTGATGTGGCACCACATGATTCATCTCATGTTGTTAAATCATCACCTGTAGCTGAAGTAACACATGACATTTTAGTTGGGTTTGAAGCAGCACCTGAATCATCACATGTAGTAGAAGCATCACCTGAAATGTCACCTGTTGTTGAATCATCACCGAAACTGTCACCTGTAATTGAAGCATCGCCAGAATCATCTGTTGTTGTGGTATCATCGCAGGCCGAGGCAACATCATCAGGAACTCAAGGAAAGAGCAATAGTGATAGTAGCAGCGACGACAGCAATAGTGGCAGTAGTAGCAGGGATAACAGCGATAGTAGTGATAGCAGTAGTGACAGCAGCTCCAGCAGCGATAGCAGTGACGACAGTAGCAGTGATGACAGCTCTAGCAGTGACAACAGTAGCAGTGATGACAGCTCTAGCAGTGGTAGCGACGACAGCTCTAGCAGTGGTAGCGACGACAGCTCTAGCAGTGACAACAGCGATGGTAGTGATAGCAGTAGTGGAAGCAGCTCTAGCAGTGGTAGTGACGACAGCAATAGTAGTGACGACTCTTCCAACAGCAGTGATGACGATGACAGCAGCGATGATAACGGAAGTGGCAACTCAGCAAGTAACTCTGGATCAACTTCTTTTGCATCACCTTGGGCCGAATCAAGCCCATGTGAAAAAGCTAAAGGCAATTGTAATAGTAAGGGAACCAGTGGTCCTATTAGCGGCAACGGTGGTGGTAGCGGCAAAAGTAATGGTAACGGCAACAGTAATGGTAGCGACGACAGTAATAGCAGTGACATTAGCGATAGCAGTGATAGCAGTAATGGACGCAGCTCTAGCAGTAGTAGCGACGACAGCTCTAGCAGTAGTAGCGACGACAGCTCTAGCAGTGACAGCAGTAGCAGTGATGACAGCAATAGTAGTGATAACAGTAGTGGAAGCAGCTCTAGCAGTGGTAGCGACGACAGCGACAATAGTGACGACTCTTCCAACAGCAGTAATGACGATGACAGCAGTGATGATAACGGCAATGGTAGCTCATCAAGTAAACCTGGATCATCTTCCGGAACATCACATAAGGCCGGACCTAGCTTATGTGGAGGACATGGAAAATCTGGTTGTAATAGTGAGAGTGGCAGTAAAAGTACTCGTAGTGGCAGCAGCAGTAATGGTGGCAACGACAATAATAGCAGTGATGACAGGGATAGTAGTGACAGCGACAGTAGTGATAGCGATAACAGAAATAGTAGCGACGACAGCAACGGTAGTGACGACAGTAATGGAAGGGACGACAATAACGGTAGTGACAGCAGCAATGGTAATAGTGATGGCAATGGTGATAGCGATAGTAATGGCGACGACGATAGAAATGGCGACAACGATAGTGATGGCAGTAACGGAAGTGATGGTAGCGATGACACAAAGAACAGTGGCAGTAATAAAAGTTCTAATAGAAACAGTAACAGAAAATCAAAGTCATCAAGGAAACATAAAGTGTCTCCTATGGTAGC
It contains:
- the LOC134685141 gene encoding dentin sialophosphoprotein-like, producing MSGLANICFILSLVQFSISAPVDTVQQKGSLVQKYGNKGSSVASYGVISGVDDNSGGGSGTGCTVDCGSAVSDSTAVANSLSATGESHASSASATAVAASSATGNPSSSSASAGAVAASSASGNSRSSSSSGSSAAASSAAGSAGSKSSSGSAAAAGRSGSRSSSGSAAAASSSGSRSSSGSAAAGSSAAGSSGSRSSNDAAGESSAVGSSSSSSTSSDDSSSFGSSGSSTSGASSDSASSGSSNSGASSVAAAVGAQTVPVAVMLTGATSSAASQSSVASSTSGCSSSQCSGGNAVSTGSQTVVDVAPQSTNAGSFQTVAVISSNSDSSDSGSDGRDDSNSSDDSSNGGDDSDSSDDSNKSNGSISSNGSDDSNSSDDSKSSDDSSSSDSSSSDSNSSDSSNSSDDSDSSDSNSSDSSSSSNSSDDSSDDNGNGSSSSNSGSSSVSSPGSEPSSCQGKENCHSKGSKSNKSDGSSSDSNGSDDSNSDSSDSSNSDDSDSSDSSSGSSSSSGSDDSDSSDASNSSDEDDSSDDKRNTASNSGSSSVASSAVEPSHCQGKGNCHSKSKQSQKSGGSSSDSNGSDDSNSSDDSDSSDNSSSGSDDSDSSDSSNSDSSDSNSSNSSDDDSSNNNDNNGKSSSNPESSPVNVVSPEVLPVDVAPHDSSHVVKSSPVAEVTHDILVGFEAAPESSHVVEASPEMSPVVESSPKLSPVIEASPESSVVVVSSQAEATSSGTQGKSNSDSSSDDSNSGSSSRDNSDSSDSSSDSSSSSDSSDDSSSDDSSSSDNSSSDDSSSSGSDDSSSSGSDDSSSSDNSDGSDSSSGSSSSSGSDDSNSSDDSSNSSDDDDSSDDNGSGNSASNSGSTSFASPWAESSPCEKAKGNCNSKGTSGPISGNGGGSGKSNGNGNSNGSDDSNSSDISDSSDSSNGRSSSSSSDDSSSSSSDDSSSSDSSSSDDSNSSDNSSGSSSSSGSDDSDNSDDSSNSSNDDDSSDDNGNGSSSSKPGSSSGTSHKAGPSLCGGHGKSGCNSESGSKSTRSGSSSNGGNDNNSSDDRDSSDSDSSDSDNRNSSDDSNGSDDSNGRDDNNGSDSSNGNSDGNGDSDSNGDDDRNGDNDSDGSNGSDGSDDTKNSGSNKSSNRNSNRKSKSSRKHKVSPMVAAGPVAVSAPASTASPAAPAAEVASAAGKAEAAPQVSGSEGYFVSESKSSNGDQNENLYVIEIVPKPTEESSD